DNA from Chitinophaga pendula:
AGGCGGAGCAGCGGGCGGCGGGTGTAGAGCCCGGGTTGTTGCGTATTTCGCTGGGGCTGGAGCATATAGACGATATCAAAGCGGATTTGCAGCAGGCTATTGAGAAGGCGTTGTCGCCGGTGAAGGAGTTGAATGATCCTGCTTTGGCTAATTAAGTACCGTTGTTGTCTGCTATAAAAAATGAACCCGGAAGTTGTTACTTCCGGGTTTTTATTTGTCCCCCTATTACAGCCGGCTATTTGTCCCATGTAACTACGAAGTAGTCAGCCGGCTGTGCCCACGCAGTACGTATGGCCATCTTGTTTTGTTTTGGTGGCAGACGGAGTTCAGTTTGTGCCATTAGAATGCCTGGTTCCGCTATAATTCCTTTTAGTACGGTTGGTGATATGATGTATGCCAATATGTTGCCGGCGGCTATTTTGAATGACGGTTCTCCATAGTATGACAGCTTGTTGAGCAGCCGGCACAGATCGATATTTTCGCTCAGTACGGGTATTGCTTTGAGTAGCGGGTCGTTGCCGGCGAAGCTGTTGTAGCCACCTGCGGGTCGTTTGAAATGGCGGAGGATATACTGCATGATATCCTTTGCTATTTGCAGGTTGGCGGTGTTGCCGCTGGCATTATAGTGTTGCAGCAGTGCCTGACAGAGGTAGAGTTGATCTGCTAGTGCCGGAGCTCCGGCGGGGAACAGGTCGTGTGAATAGCTGCTATCAGCCTGGCGATATTGCTGAACGATGGTTTGCAATATCTGTTGCGCGCGGTCGAGGTATTGTTGTTCGCCGGTTGCTGCCCAATAGTATACCATGGCTTCGGCTACCTGTGCATTTTCGCGGGTGTAGCAGGCGCTGTCTATACGAGGTATACCTTGTGCCCGTCTTTGCTGGTCATTTAATGCGAAGTATTCTCCGGCGTGTATGCCAGCTATGAGGTCGGCATCTTGTGAATTGTAATAGAGTGCATTTTTACTTTTAAAGAAAGTGTCCAGGTAGGCGATGATACGCTGTGCATGCCGGCGTGCGGAGGTATCGCCGGTGGCGAGATAATACCGGCTATATATTTTGATATACCGTGCTTGAATGCCTAATATCTTTTCGTAGTGCGGATGTTGCCAGTCGTAGTTGCTGGAGTACTGGCAAACGCCGCCCCAAACGGGATCGTTTAGCTGGTAGGATGCTTTGATGGAGCGATCCA
Protein-coding regions in this window:
- a CDS encoding DUF255 domain-containing protein translates to MRALRTIIYLLSAASWGIAHHAAAQSIDWQQFDATAFNKARQENKPVILDLGASWCHWCHVMDEKTYGNTTVINYLADHYITIRSNQDKRPDLYARYKDYGWPATIIFNSNGEELTKEAGYMEPDTFLTLLKRYNGNSKPAIRADHSPVTAQKGVWSPQIAQYIRNDFFEYLDKELGGYDMEQKFLDYDGIAFALTQRNTDPTLKKWLDRSIKASYQLNDPVWGGVCQYSSNYDWQHPHYEKILGIQARYIKIYSRYYLATGDTSARRHAQRIIAYLDTFFKSKNALYYNSQDADLIAGIHAGEYFALNDQQRRAQGIPRIDSACYTRENAQVAEAMVYYWAATGEQQYLDRAQQILQTIVQQYRQADSSYSHDLFPAGAPALADQLYLCQALLQHYNASGNTANLQIAKDIMQYILRHFKRPAGGYNSFAGNDPLLKAIPVLSENIDLCRLLNKLSYYGEPSFKIAAGNILAYIISPTVLKGIIAEPGILMAQTELRLPPKQNKMAIRTAWAQPADYFVVTWDK